A genomic stretch from Corvus cornix cornix isolate S_Up_H32 chromosome 7, ASM73873v5, whole genome shotgun sequence includes:
- the LOC109951014 gene encoding putative cuticle collagen 91, giving the protein MCPQLTPLGWLSATPLPRPSGEAGFSLPLLLLLLRLLHLPLRRMPRYPPPVPAHELPSASRGAAGRESPAAPRSAAGATSPRAAQPRIGGSGHSPPTDRLGSARLGSAAPRTPAAGEEAEPAGEAVPGGDSACGRRGCLSLLAGGASVGSGRGSRGAPGAPEPAEGGARPSTCGARLAQSPL; this is encoded by the coding sequence ATGTGCCCGCAGCTCACGCCGCTGGGCTGGCTCTCTGCAACGCCACTACCTCGTCCCTCCGGAGAAGCAGgtttctctcttccccttctcctcctccttctccgCCTACTTCACCTCCCCCTGAGGAGGATGCCGCGGTACCCCCCACCCGTGCCCGCCCACGAGCTTCCCTCCGCGTCCCGGGGCGCAGCCGGCAGAGAAAGCCCCGCGGCTCCGCGTAGCGCTGCCGGAGCCACCTCACCCCGAGCTGCCCAGCCCCGGATCGGCGGCTCCGGCCACAGCCCACCTACGGatcggctcggctcggctcggttGGGCTCAGCTGCTCCGCGCACGCCGGCAGCGGGGGAAGAAGCGGAGCCCGCGGGGGAAGCGGTGCCCGGCGGCGATAGCGCCTGCGGTCGGCGCGGCTGCCTTTCACTCCTTGCCGGCGGAGCCTCAGTCGGCAGCGGCCGGGGGTCCAGGGGAGCCCCGGGCGCGCCAGAGCCAGCGGAGGGAGGGGCACGGCCCAGCACCTGTGGAGCGAGGCTCGCCCAG